The following proteins are encoded in a genomic region of Hemibagrus wyckioides isolate EC202008001 linkage group LG29, SWU_Hwy_1.0, whole genome shotgun sequence:
- the myoz2b gene encoding myozenin-2b: MSRFSTLSAQERKRQAAAICSEIHGTTNGDTMDLGKKLSVPKDIMLEELSLLSNRGSRLFRMRQRRSEKYTFESIQNEANATLNSEDQTNAENAENKTPNTPDAKNPANPEDIAPGYGGPLKDLPPERFNATALPKSYHSPWEEAIINDPALADTLKLHMPAPEPRAEMPDYKSFNRVATPYGGFEKAPRGITFKVAELDLNPPRYPELQDPAAKRPTFNRTAQGWISDGVPLILPTIPVEPLEIPESDDL; the protein is encoded by the exons ATGTCGCGCTTCAGCACACTGTCAGCTCAGGAGAGGAAGAGGCAAGCGGCGGCCATTTGCAGTGAAATCCACGGGACGACCAACG gtGATACAATGGATCTGGGTAAAAAGCTCTCTGTCCCTAAGGACATCATGCTGGAGGAGCTGTCTCTCCTCTCTAACCGCGGCTCACGTCTCTTCAGAATGAGACAGCGCAGGTCTGAGAAGTACACCTTCGAAAGTATTCAAAATGAAGCTAATGCCACCTTAAAT AGTGAAGATCAGACCAATGCTGAGAATGCAGAAAACAAAACTCCAAACACTCCAGATGCCAAAAACCCAGCTAACCCTGAGGATATCGCACCAG GTTATGGAGGTCCACTTAAGGATCTTCCTCCAGAGAGGTTCAATGCTACGGCTCTGCCCAAATCTTACCACTCCCCCTGGGAGGAGGCCATCATAAACGATCCGGCTCTGGCTGACACGCTGAAGCTCCACATGCCTGCTCCAGAACCCAGAGCTGAGATGCCTGACTACAAGAGCTTTAACAG gGTGGCCACGCCGTATGGAGGATTTGAGAAAGCTCCTCGAGGAATCACCTTTAAAGTTGCTGAGCTGGACCTGAACCCACCGAGGTACCCGGAGCTGCAGGACCCCGCGGCCAAGCGACCCACCTTCAACCGCACGGCTCAAGGCTGGATCTCCGACGGAGTTCCTCTCATCTTACCCACAATCCCTGTGGAGCCGTTGGAGATTCCCGAGTCTGATGACCTGTAA